A genomic stretch from Desulfolutivibrio sulfodismutans DSM 3696 includes:
- a CDS encoding prepilin-type N-terminal cleavage/methylation domain-containing protein — protein MESNHAVEKRATLGQRGFTLIEIIAVLVILGILAAVAVPKYLDLRESAADAVIEGALAAAASQATITYSSELLKGNDLAAAVTELGNVGSPLGDFTFTYAASGTTGITATITGATANTPGASAWSNKSSTVTTTRTVTFE, from the coding sequence ATGGAGTCGAATCACGCCGTGGAAAAAAGGGCAACCCTGGGACAACGGGGCTTCACCTTGATCGAAATTATCGCCGTGTTGGTCATCTTGGGCATTTTGGCGGCCGTGGCCGTGCCGAAGTACCTTGATTTGAGAGAGAGCGCGGCGGATGCGGTGATCGAGGGAGCCTTGGCCGCAGCCGCGTCGCAGGCGACCATTACCTACTCCTCCGAGTTGCTGAAAGGAAACGATTTGGCCGCTGCGGTGACGGAACTGGGAAACGTCGGTTCCCCTCTTGGCGATTTCACGTTCACCTATGCCGCTTCGGGCACGACGGGCATCACGGCTACCATCACCGGTGCGACCGCTAATACACCTGGCGCATCGGCTTGGAGCAACAAGTCCTCGACGGTGACTACGACACGAACGGTCACCTTTGAATAA
- a CDS encoding type II secretion system F family protein, with the protein MAKFAYEAYNDTGSLIQGELEADSGDAATARLAAMGYIPVAVRRGGAAKGDSGEGGLSGLEMALTRVKSQDLILFTKQFRTMLAAGLSILELLRVLEQQTENKKLKMVCAKMGDDMRKGVSISDALGKHPSVFSKLYVSMVKAGELSGMLPEVLDRLIYIVSHENKVKTDIKKALQYPLTVLIALGGAFFFLLTYVVPVFAKMFATAKIELPWPTKVAMNMSTALNSYWYLFLSGLAVVVGGLWLFFRTEQGKVARDAFWLKIPILGSLFVKAAMSRFASIFSILQASGVQVLQALDILSETIGNAAIAKEFGRIKDQIREGRGISGPLQRARYFTPMVVSMVAIGEETGDLDAMLKAVSEHYDDEVGYAVGRLADAIGPILIVGLAGVVGFFALSIFMPMWDMTKMVK; encoded by the coding sequence ATGGCCAAATTCGCCTACGAGGCCTACAACGACACCGGCTCCCTGATCCAGGGCGAGCTTGAGGCCGATTCCGGCGACGCGGCCACGGCCCGTCTGGCGGCCATGGGCTACATCCCGGTCGCCGTGCGCCGGGGCGGCGCGGCCAAGGGGGACTCGGGCGAGGGCGGCCTGTCCGGCCTGGAGATGGCGCTGACCCGGGTCAAGTCCCAGGATCTGATCCTTTTCACCAAGCAGTTCCGAACCATGCTGGCCGCCGGGCTGTCCATCCTGGAGCTTTTGCGGGTGCTGGAGCAGCAGACCGAGAACAAAAAACTCAAGATGGTCTGCGCCAAGATGGGCGACGACATGCGCAAGGGCGTCTCCATCTCCGACGCCCTGGGCAAGCATCCCTCGGTGTTCTCCAAGCTGTACGTGAGCATGGTCAAGGCCGGAGAGCTGTCCGGCATGTTGCCCGAGGTGCTGGACCGGCTCATCTACATCGTAAGCCACGAAAACAAGGTCAAGACCGACATCAAAAAAGCCCTGCAATATCCCTTGACGGTGCTTATCGCCCTGGGCGGGGCGTTTTTTTTCCTCTTGACCTATGTGGTGCCGGTTTTCGCCAAGATGTTCGCCACAGCCAAGATTGAACTGCCCTGGCCTACCAAGGTGGCCATGAACATGAGTACGGCGTTGAATTCTTACTGGTATCTGTTTCTGAGTGGGCTGGCGGTGGTCGTCGGCGGGCTGTGGCTGTTTTTCCGCACCGAGCAGGGCAAGGTGGCCCGGGACGCGTTCTGGCTGAAAATACCGATCCTGGGCAGTCTGTTCGTCAAGGCCGCCATGTCGCGCTTCGCCTCCATCTTCTCCATCCTCCAGGCCAGCGGCGTGCAGGTGCTCCAGGCCTTGGACATCTTGTCGGAAACCATCGGCAACGCGGCCATCGCCAAGGAGTTCGGGCGGATCAAGGACCAGATTCGCGAGGGCCGGGGCATCTCGGGTCCGCTGCAACGGGCAAGGTACTTCACGCCCATGGTGGTGTCCATGGTGGCCATCGGCGAGGAGACCGGCGACCTGGACGCCATGCTCAAAGCCGTGTCCGAGCACTACGACGACGAGGTGGGCTACGCCGTGGGGCGGCTGGCCGACGCCATCGGTCCCATTCTCATCGTGGGGCTGGCCGGGGTGGTGGGGTTTTTCGCCCTTTCCATTTTCATGCCCATGTGGGATATGACCAAGATGGTGAAGTAG
- a CDS encoding GspE/PulE family protein produces the protein MQPRKRLRLGEMLVAAGLLTDEQLRQALAAGKKSGLKLGQQLVRQGMVKESDIVEVISRQMSIEKYSPEKYPVDSSLAGVIPSELSVKNRLAPLLHRGHLLKVAMIDPLDIGAIEDIEIYKNCEVEPVICSERELAQLTGVIYGMSAGIEGVLESIESMSIDTEAAPEADMEDMQVSSLENMAGEAPVVRLVNSLLSQAVREGASDVHISPERESVAIRFRVDGKLKPVPSPPKQMVMPIVSRIKILARLDIAVTRVPQDGRFTIMMERKEINVRVSTLPTIYGENVVMRLLDMSSGGLMLSDLGMAEDDMAKIRRVINKPHGLFLSTGPTGSGKSTSLFAILREINSPDINIVTLEDPVEYRMDGIRQVQLNRRAGMTFASGLRSILRQDPDVVMVGEVRDGETAGIAVQAALTGHRVLATVHTNDAAGAVARLMDMGIEPFLVASTLVVAFAQRLVRRICPHCKEAYTPTRETLRFWGLEDAGQTEFVRGRGCFMCGESGYKGRVGIFEILVMDTDIADMIIQHKSAQEITRFAVDNGRLRLLRDDARTKILEGKTTFEEALGAVVV, from the coding sequence ATGCAGCCGCGAAAACGCCTGCGCCTTGGCGAGATGCTGGTCGCCGCCGGTCTTTTGACCGACGAACAATTGCGCCAGGCCTTGGCCGCCGGGAAAAAAAGCGGCCTCAAGCTCGGGCAGCAGCTCGTGCGCCAGGGCATGGTCAAGGAATCGGACATCGTGGAGGTCATCAGCCGCCAGATGTCCATCGAAAAGTATTCCCCGGAAAAATATCCAGTGGACTCCTCCCTGGCCGGGGTGATCCCCTCCGAACTCTCGGTCAAAAACCGCCTCGCGCCGCTTCTGCATCGCGGGCACCTGCTCAAGGTGGCCATGATCGACCCCCTGGACATCGGGGCCATCGAAGACATCGAAATTTATAAGAACTGCGAGGTGGAGCCGGTCATCTGCAGCGAGCGGGAGCTGGCCCAGCTCACCGGGGTCATCTACGGCATGAGCGCCGGGATCGAAGGGGTGCTGGAAAGCATCGAATCCATGAGCATCGACACCGAGGCCGCGCCCGAGGCGGACATGGAGGACATGCAGGTCAGTTCCCTGGAGAACATGGCCGGCGAGGCCCCGGTGGTGCGGCTGGTGAACTCGCTTTTGTCCCAGGCCGTGCGCGAAGGGGCCAGCGACGTGCACATCAGCCCCGAACGGGAATCCGTGGCTATTCGCTTTCGGGTGGACGGCAAGCTCAAACCCGTGCCCTCGCCACCCAAGCAGATGGTCATGCCCATCGTCTCGCGCATCAAGATTTTGGCCCGACTGGACATCGCCGTGACCCGCGTGCCCCAGGACGGCCGGTTCACCATCATGATGGAGCGCAAGGAGATCAACGTGCGCGTGTCCACCCTGCCCACCATCTACGGGGAGAACGTGGTCATGCGTCTTCTGGACATGAGTTCCGGCGGGCTCATGCTCTCCGACCTGGGCATGGCCGAGGACGACATGGCCAAGATCCGCCGGGTCATCAACAAGCCGCACGGCCTGTTTCTGTCCACCGGCCCCACGGGATCGGGCAAATCCACCTCGCTTTTCGCCATCCTGCGCGAGATCAACAGTCCCGACATCAATATCGTGACCCTGGAAGACCCGGTGGAATACCGCATGGACGGCATCCGGCAGGTGCAGCTCAACCGCCGGGCGGGCATGACCTTCGCCAGCGGCCTGCGCTCCATCCTGCGCCAGGATCCCGACGTGGTCATGGTGGGCGAGGTGCGCGACGGCGAGACGGCGGGCATCGCCGTGCAGGCCGCGCTCACCGGGCACCGGGTGCTGGCCACGGTGCATACCAACGACGCCGCCGGGGCCGTGGCCCGGCTCATGGACATGGGCATCGAACCCTTTCTGGTGGCCTCCACCCTGGTGGTGGCCTTCGCCCAGCGGCTGGTGCGCCGCATCTGCCCGCACTGCAAGGAGGCCTACACCCCGACCCGGGAGACGCTGCGGTTCTGGGGCCTGGAGGACGCGGGCCAGACGGAGTTCGTGCGCGGCCGGGGGTGCTTCATGTGCGGGGAGTCCGGCTATAAGGGCCGGGTGGGGATTTTCGAGATCCTGGTCATGGATACGGACATCGCGGACATGATCATCCAACACAAGTCCGCCCAGGAGATCACCCGGTTCGCCGTGGACAACGGCCGCCTGCGGCTTTTGCGCGACGACGCGCGCACCAAGATCCTGGAGGGCAAGACCACCTTCGAGGAGGCCCTTGGGGCGGTGGTGGTGTAG
- a CDS encoding type II toxin-antitoxin system HicB family antitoxin has translation MATLRYNDYVAAVDYDPGTKLFHGRVVNVNSVISFYGATGEELEREFATSMETYFEVCRENGISPDKPYSGRVNIRLTPELHRDLVAAAQSQGKSLNAWAAEVLKQAVLH, from the coding sequence ATGGCGACGCTTCGCTATAACGATTATGTCGCAGCGGTGGACTACGATCCGGGAACGAAGCTTTTCCACGGCCGGGTGGTCAACGTGAATTCCGTGATTTCCTTTTACGGGGCCACGGGCGAGGAACTGGAACGCGAGTTCGCCACGAGCATGGAAACCTATTTCGAGGTCTGTCGGGAAAACGGCATTTCCCCTGACAAGCCGTATTCCGGGCGGGTGAACATCCGCCTGACCCCGGAGCTGCACCGTGATCTGGTCGCTGCGGCGCAGTCCCAGGGCAAAAGCCTGAACGCCTGGGCCGCCGAGGTGCTCAAGCAGGCGGTCTTGCACTGA